The following DNA comes from Riemerella anatipestifer ATCC 11845 = DSM 15868.
ACTTAAGCAAAATCTTTAAGAAGTTGAGTTAGGGTATTTACATCGTGTACGCCACTGCCTTTCCATAGAAGGTCACTATTTTTAAAAATCATAAGAGTGGGTACACTTCTTACGCCGTATTCGTTAGCGATAGAAGGGTAATTATCTATATCTATTTTTACAATTCTAGCCGCATCTCCTACATTTTCTTTTACGGTGTTGAGTACCGAAGACTGTACCTTGCAAGGTTGGCACCAAGTAGCAAAAAAGTCTATGAGTACAGGTTTGGGAGATTCTATAAGTTCTTTAAATTTTTGAGACATAATTTTTATTTTAAGATTTTCTTCTGAAGAGAGCTCCAGCCTCCACCATTATAAGCAGTGAAACCATTATTAGATAAGATAGATTTAGCCGAAGCACTACGCATACCACTGGCACAACAGGTAATTACGGGTCTGCTTTTATCTAAGCGATTGAGGTTTTGGTTTAGCTCCTGTAATGGGATATTGATGGAGTTGAAAATATGCCCTGAATTGTATTCGGCTTTCGTTCTCACATCTATTATTTGGGCTCCCTTTGCGGCTAAATCTTGAAAATCTACGGTGTTCCCTCCAAAAAGTTTTTTTATAAAGTTTAGCATAATTTATTTAATATGTTTAATGCAAATCTAGGATTTTATATTGAAATTAAAATATCTGTTAAAGCTCTTGAATTATAATAAAAATATTTGCTAGTCTAGAACCTAAATAAATAATTTCTATGTTAACTTTTACCTCCACCATTGTTCTTCTTCCTTTTGTTTGGCTTGTTTCGTTTCTGAAGTTTCGGTAAAACCTTCTTGAGCAAGCTTATAAATTTTCCAACCGTTTTTTAGATATTTATCATTAACACTAAATTCTCCTGCTCCAATATCAAGGTCGCCACTTTCTGGAATTCTGTAGTCTCCCCAATTACATCTTTTAGTTTTATTTGTTTTATAGCTCGTCCAACTACCAACAAATTGATTATTTGAAAAACCATCAGAAAAGAAATTTAAGGCATCGTATCGAAATTGCCCTTTATCGTCTATCAAAAAATGACTCTTTAGTTTACCTTTTATAAATCCAGTCGAAGGTTGTTTTTTATCTTCATACAGAGTTACATCACAATCTGCATATCCCTGTTTGTAATTTGGGAAGTCACTACTTTTATAGATTTTAGCTTGTTTAATAGTGATTGTTCCTTGAAATGTGCAGATGGTTTCTCTAACTTTTGTTTTTCCAGATACCAAATATTCATAAGGATTTGTTGGGTTCTGAATAACTGAGGTAAAATGAATAAAAAATCTTTGATAATTATTTCCTATGAAGCCTAATATTTCGGGTCGTTTTGCCTTTTCTTTTATTTTTTCTTCTCTGTTTTCCGAAATAATACTATCTGCAGCAATAACTTTGGAAAGATTATAATTTTTAATTTGTTCAAAAAAATCAATCTTTATTCTGTCTTGTGCGTAGGAGTTTCCAAATAACAAAACTGCTAATATGGTAACTGAGATGTATCTAAATTTGTCTTTTAGAGTATTCATTTTGTTTCTTTTTGTAGGTTTTTTACTTCGTTCCAAGCCCCAGCGTTATACACTTTTTTAAAGCCGTGTTTCTCTAGAATAGTCTTAGCTTCTTTGGAGCGTCTTCCAGAACGACAGAAAAGTACAATATTCTGCGAAGAATTTAGCTTATCTAAATGATTTTCTAACTGGTCTAAAGGTATGTTGATGGCTCCATTAGCACTGCCTTCTGCAAATTCTTCTGGAGTCCTTACATCCACCAAAATACTATTGGGAGCATTTATAATTTTTTTGATATTTGCTTCGCTAGTATTTTTTGTATCGGCTACACACCAGATAATTCCAGTATCTTTGGCTTTACTAGTTGTTTGGCAGGAGGCAAGCCCCAGAGCTAAACCTCCGCCAAGTATCAACAGATGTATGGCTTTCATGGTTTAGAATTTAATTTTAGATTGACATACAAAATCAGTGGTAGGTACTGAAGTCTCCTTAATTTTAGCAAAACCACCATCTACTTCTGTAAAGTTTCGGATACCTCTAGAATTGAGTATGCTAGAGGCTATCATACTACGATAACCTCCTGCACAATGGATGTAGAAATGTGTATCGTCTAGTTCTTTTGCCCAATCGTTAATCTCCATAAGAGGGCGGCTAAGGGCGTCTTCTACATGCTCAGCAGAGTATTCTCCTATATTTCTTACATCTACTACTTTTGTGTCTTTGTGGTATTCATTCGCAAAGGCTTCGGCAGAAATTCTTTTAATAGTATCTATTTCTTTTCCTGAATTTTTCCACGAGTCAAAACCACCTTTGAGGTAGCCCACTACATTATCAAACCCCACACGAGCAAGCCTAGTAATGGTTTCTTCTACGGTACCTTCTTCGCAAACTAATAGCAGGGGTTGCTTAACATCTACAATCATTGCACCTACCCAAGGAGCAAAGCTGCCTTTAAGACCAATGTTGATAGAGTTAGGCACAAAACCTTGATGGAAATCAGCCGCATTTCTAGTGTCAAGGATTAAAGCTCCTGTATTCTCTGCCACGGTTTCAAAATCTTCTACGGATAGAGCCTCTTTACCGTTTTTTAAAACTTCATCAAAGCTGGTGTAGCCTCCTTTGTTCATAGCCACATTCATTCCGAAGTATTGTGGTGGAGCGGTAAGTCCGTCCAAAACTGCCTCTATAAAAGCCTTTTTGCTAGACTGGTTGAGGGCATAGTTTATTTTCTTTTGGTTGCCAAGACTATCCACGGTTTCCTTCATCATATTTTTGCCACAAGCAGAACCTGCTCCGTGTGCTGGATATACGGTAACCTCATCTGGTAGAGGGAGAATTTTGTTGTAAAGGCTTTCGTACAATAGTCCCGCTAACTCTTCTTGAGTAAGATTAGTGGCTTTTTGTGCCAAATCAGGACGCCCTACATCACCTAAAAATAGCGTGTCACCACTAAACAATGCAGTTTCTTTTCCGTTTTCATCAAGGAGTAGAAAACACGCACTTTCCATCGTATGTCCTGGGGTGTGTAGCACTTTTATTTTAACCTTTCCTAACTCAAAAATTTGATGGTCTTCTGCAATAATAGCTTCAAAACTAGGCTTTGCAGTAGGACCGTAGATGATAGGAGCTCCTGTTTTTTTACTTAAATCTAAATGTCCCGATACAAAATCAGCATGGAAGTGAGTTTCAAAAATGTATTTTAGGGTAACACCGTCTTTCTCTAAACGCTCTAAGTAAGGTTGTACTTCACGCAGTGGGTCTATAATGGCTGCTTCGCCGTTAGAAGTAATGTAATAAGCACCTTGTGCAAGGCAACCTGTGTATATTTGTTCTATTTTCATAATGATTCTATTTTTATTTTAAAATTAATTCTTTAATTAGGATATAAACTCCCATACCTAACACAAACCAACCAAAAGCAGGTTTGAGTTTTTTACCATCTACTCTTTTAGATAAAGCTAAACCTAATAAAACTCCTAGAATAGATAGCCCTGTAAAAGATAAGAGAAAATACCAGTCTATGGCGACTTTGTCTAAAGAGCTTACAAAACCTATAGTACTACTAAGGGTAATAATAAACAGTGAGGTGCCAATAGCTTCTTTCATTTTTAACCCTAAAATCATTACCAAAGCAGGAATGATAAGAAATCCTCCACCAGCACCTACTAGCCCCGTAATAATGCCTACCAACAGCCCTTGAGAAATAAGCAAGGTATTTCTAGATGGAGAAATCTCTAGGGTGCTTGGTTCAGTTTTACTTCTCACAATCATTTTGTAGGAAGCTAAAAGCATTAGTGAGGCAAATAAAATGAGAAGAAACATATCTTTAGTAAGGCAAATACCCCAACGGTTGATGATGTACTCGGGTAGATGAGGTACAACCACCCTCCTAGAGAAAAGCACTCCTAAGACGGAAGGGATACCAAATAGTAAAGCGGTATTGAGGTGTATTTGTTTCTCTTTAAAGTGTCCCAAAGAGCCTACCAATCCATTACAAGCAACCACAAATAAAGAGAGTGTAGTTGAGGTAACGGCATCCAACGCAAAAAGGTAGGCAAAAACAGGGACGCTTAAAATACTCCCACCACCGCCCATAAGACCGAGTACCAAACCAATAATGATAGCGAAAAAATAACCGAGTAGCTCCATAATTTTGATACAAAGGTAAGACTTACGCTTTACAAGTTATGAAACTTGGGTTACAGAAGTCCGTTTTTTGGATTAGGCTATTTCTATAACTTCAATTTGGTGCGAACCAAAATCAACCTTATCTCCTACTTTAGCATTTTTAATTTTTGAATAGATAGGTGCTTCTTCGGATATACAAACCACATCTTTCCCTTCGTATTTGAATGGTGGCACTGAAATTCCAATAAAAATATAACTTTTGTCGGTTTTAATAAGACAACCACTTTCAATACTTGTATGGTGTTCTTGAGCGGAATGTTCTATGAATGCTAAATGATTTTTTGCCGTATTTGCCATCTGTTCAAACCTAAGCTGCATATCTTTAGCTTCCGTTTGGTGCGAAAAGTCTTCAGGGTCGTGAGTAGCGTCTTCATCTATGTCAGACTCTATACGGTAACGCTCTACAGATTTTTGTAGGTTATCCACTATCTTTTGTTGCTCGTTAGCAATGGCTTTTAAAATGATTTCTTTTTCCATAAGGATTATATCTTTTATAGAGTAACAAATATAAGCAAAATCTACCACATTTAGGACTGGTTTGTCCTAGATGAGATTATTTAAGATAGATAAAAGAGCTATTATTCAGTTTTATTTCTTAATTTTATCCATCAAAAAATGTAAAATGGCAGACAAAACTAAATTTATAGAAGAACTAAGCAGTAGATATAGCTCCAAAGGAGATAGTATTATCCTAGGGAAGGGAATGCTAGATGGAGAGGTAATAAAAGAGGTAGATGTAAAACTTCCGTTAAAAACCTTAAACCGTCATGGTCTTATAGCTGGGGCTACAGGAACAGGAAAAACGAAGACTATACAGGTCTTTGTAGAGCAGCTTTCCCATGCAGGAATACCGTCTTTAGTAATGGATATTAAAGGTGATTTTTCAGGAATAGCAGAGGCAGGGGAAGAAAATAACATCATTAAAGAACGCTATGCTAAAACAGAACTACCATATAACGCTCAATCTTTTCCAGTAGAGTTAATGACGATTTCTGGGGCTAAAGGTGTTCAGTTAAGAGCTACGGTTACAGAGTTTGGACCGGTGCTACTTAGTAAAATATTGGGTCTTAATGATACCCAGAGTAGCATTATGTCCATTGTTTTTAAATATTGCGATGATAAGGGCTTGCCTTTAATTGA
Coding sequences within:
- a CDS encoding thioredoxin family protein, yielding MSQKFKELIESPKPVLIDFFATWCQPCKVQSSVLNTVKENVGDAARIVKIDIDNYPSIANEYGVRSVPTLMIFKNSDLLWKGSGVHDVNTLTQLLKDFA
- a CDS encoding rhodanese-like domain-containing protein codes for the protein MLNFIKKLFGGNTVDFQDLAAKGAQIIDVRTKAEYNSGHIFNSINIPLQELNQNLNRLDKSRPVITCCASGMRSASAKSILSNNGFTAYNGGGWSSLQKKILK
- a CDS encoding rhodanese-like domain-containing protein encodes the protein MKAIHLLILGGGLALGLASCQTTSKAKDTGIIWCVADTKNTSEANIKKIINAPNSILVDVRTPEEFAEGSANGAINIPLDQLENHLDKLNSSQNIVLFCRSGRRSKEAKTILEKHGFKKVYNAGAWNEVKNLQKETK
- a CDS encoding MBL fold metallo-hydrolase, whose protein sequence is MKIEQIYTGCLAQGAYYITSNGEAAIIDPLREVQPYLERLEKDGVTLKYIFETHFHADFVSGHLDLSKKTGAPIIYGPTAKPSFEAIIAEDHQIFELGKVKIKVLHTPGHTMESACFLLLDENGKETALFSGDTLFLGDVGRPDLAQKATNLTQEELAGLLYESLYNKILPLPDEVTVYPAHGAGSACGKNMMKETVDSLGNQKKINYALNQSSKKAFIEAVLDGLTAPPQYFGMNVAMNKGGYTSFDEVLKNGKEALSVEDFETVAENTGALILDTRNAADFHQGFVPNSINIGLKGSFAPWVGAMIVDVKQPLLLVCEEGTVEETITRLARVGFDNVVGYLKGGFDSWKNSGKEIDTIKRISAEAFANEYHKDTKVVDVRNIGEYSAEHVEDALSRPLMEINDWAKELDDTHFYIHCAGGYRSMIASSILNSRGIRNFTEVDGGFAKIKETSVPTTDFVCQSKIKF
- a CDS encoding sulfite exporter TauE/SafE family protein, yielding MELLGYFFAIIIGLVLGLMGGGGSILSVPVFAYLFALDAVTSTTLSLFVVACNGLVGSLGHFKEKQIHLNTALLFGIPSVLGVLFSRRVVVPHLPEYIINRWGICLTKDMFLLILFASLMLLASYKMIVRSKTEPSTLEISPSRNTLLISQGLLVGIITGLVGAGGGFLIIPALVMILGLKMKEAIGTSLFIITLSSTIGFVSSLDKVAIDWYFLLSFTGLSILGVLLGLALSKRVDGKKLKPAFGWFVLGMGVYILIKELILK